TCGGTCGGCTCGTCCAGGAGCAGCACCTTGGGGTTGCTGACCAACGCACGGGCAATCGCCAACTGCTGCTGCTGACCGCCGGAGAGGTTGCCGCCCTTGCGGTGACGCATCTCCAACAGCACTGGGAACAGCGAGAAGATCTCGTCGGGAATCTTCTTGCTCTTGGCGGTTTCCAGCCCGGTCTCGATGTTTTCCATCACGGTCATGTGGGAAAAGATCATCCGGCCCTGCGGCACATAGGCGATACCGTTTGCCACCCGTTGGTGCGAGGCCATCTTGGTCACGTCGACCCCGTCGACCTTGATCGAGGAGCCGCCACCAGCCGGGAGCGCACCGATCAACGACTTGAACAGCGTGGTCTTGCCCATGCCGTTGCGACCCATGACCGCAATGGTCTCGTTGGTGTTCGCATTCAGGTCGATGCCGTGGATCACTTCACTCTCGCCGTAGCTCACGGAGAGTCCTGATACTTCAAGCATTTCCAGTTCCTCCGATTAATGGCCGAGATAGACTTCGATCACGCGCGGGTCGTTCTGCACGTGGTCCATGGTGCCCTGCGACAGGATCTTGCCCTGGTGCAGAACGGTGACCTTGTGCGCGATGCGCTTGACGAATTCCATGTCGTGTTCGATCACGATCACCGAACGGTCCTGACAGATCCGGTTGAGCAGGTCGGCGGTCTGTTCGCGCTCGCGCACGCTCATGCCCGCTACCGGCTCGTCCAGCATCAGCAGTTCCGGGTCCTGGATCAGCAGCATGCCGATCTCAAGCCACTGCTTCTGCCCGTGGCTGAGCAGGCCCGCTTCCATGTCCAGCAGATCGGACAGGAAGATCATGTCCGCGACCTCCTTGATGCGGGCCTCGACGTCCGGGGTACGCTTGAACATCAAGGCACCGAAGACGCTACGACCGCGCGGGAAGGAGATCTCCAGGTTTTCGAACACCGAGAGGTTTTCGTAGATCGACGGGTTCTGGAACTTCCGTCCGACGCCGGCACGAACGATCTGGTGCTCGGCCATCTTGGTCAGTTCCTGGTTCTTGAACTTGATCGACCCACTGGTGGCCTTGGTCTTGCCGCAGATCAGGTCGAGCACCGTGGTCTTGCCGGCCCCGTTGGGACCGATCACGACCTGAAGCTCGTTCTTGTCGATGTAGAGGGTCAGTCCGTCGACGGCCTTGAAACCGTCGAAGGAAACCGTGAGGTCCTCGATCGCGAGGACGAAATCGGTATTGCTGCTCATTTCGCGGCCTCCTCTTTCTCAGCCACGGCCGGTGCCGTCACTTTGGCCACAGCAGCCTTTTTCTTGCCACCGATGCCCACCTTGTCGAGGAACCCATCGACGTGCGGCTTGACGTAGGTCTGATACAGACCGGCCAGCCCGTTCGGGAAGAACATCACGACGGCGATGAACAGACCGCCCATCAGGAACAGCCACAACTGCGGGAAGGACTCGGAGAATGCGGTCTTGCCGTAGTTGACCAGCAGCGCGCCGTAGACCGCACCGATCAGCGACATCCGACCACCGACAGCCGCCAGGATCACCATCTCGATCGAGGGCACGATGCCAACGAAGGACGGGGACATGAAGCCGACCTGCAGGGTGAACATCGCCCCACCGATCGCCGAGATCACCGCCGCGAGGGCAAAGATGAAGATCTTGTAGTTGGCAACGTCATAGCCGGAGAAACGCACACGGTCTTCCTTGTCGCGCATCGCCAGCAGCAGGCGCCCGAACTTGGACGTCATGACGAACTTGCTCAGCAGGATCACACCGATCAGCAGCAGGCCGTTGACGTAGTACAGGATGTACTTGGCCGAATTGGTGTTGATGTCCCAGCCATGCATCGTCTTCAGGTCGGTGATGCCGTTGATGCCACCGGTGAAGCCCTGCTGACCGACGATGAGGATGGTCAGAATCGCCGCGACCGCCTGGGTGATGATCGCGAAGTACACGCCACCTACCCGACGCTTGAACATCGCTGCCCCGATGATGTAGGCGAAGATCGCCGGCACCACGAAGATCGCGATGATCGCGAACGTGAGACTGTGGAAGGGCACCCAAAATAATGGCAGCTGCGTGACCTGGTTCCAGTCCATGAAGTCCGGAATGCCGGGCGTGGTCTGCTTGGCGGTACTGATCGGATCGGATGCCTCAAGCTTGAGAAACATCGCCATGCAGTAGCCACCGAGGCCGAAGAACACCCCTTGTCCCAGACTCAGGATGCCGCCATGGCCCCAGAGCAGGACCAGGCTCACCGCCGCGAAGGCGTAGGTCAGGTACTTGCCGACCAGGTTCAGTCGGAAGATATCCAGGAACAGCGGCAGAATCGCAAAGATCAGCAGCGAAAGGACCAACAATCCCAGCGCACCCTGTCTGCCGCCAAGCCATCTTTCGTAAAAGGTACTCATGGTTCTTTCTCCTACCCCTTACTTCCGGACCTTGCTGGCGAACAGACCTTCCGGGCGCAGCATGAGGATCACGATGATGGTCAGCAGAGTGACAACCTTGCCCATCGCGTTGGTCATGAAGAACGTCAGGATCGACTGTGCCTGCGAGATGCTGAACGCAGAGGCAACGGTACCCAGCAGGCTGGCAGCGCCACCGAACACGACCACCAGGAAGGTGTCGACGATGTAGAGCGAGCCACTGGTCGGGCCAGTTGAGGCAATGGTGGTGAACGCCGCACCGGCAACACCGGCCACACCGCAACCCACGGCAAAGGTCATGCGGTCGACCTTCTGGGTATTGATACCCACGGCACCAGCCATCATGCGGTTCTGAGTGGTCGCACGGACCTTGAGCCCCCAACGGGACTTGTACAGCGAGATGATCACGGCCGCAGTCACCAGGATGGTGATGGCCATCACGAACAGCCCGTTGATCGGGATGTCGATGCTCGGCGTCGGCGACCAGGAACCCATCAGCCAATCCGGCAGGGTCGGGCTGACTTCGCGACCACCAAAGGTTGAACGGAAGATCTGCTGCATGATGAGGCTCAGGCCCCAGGTTGCCAGCAGCGTGTCCAGAGGACGTTTGTACAGGTGTCGAATCAATATGAATTCGACGAAATACCCGACGATGAACGCAATCGCGAAGGCCGCGAAGATGGCCACCACAAAGTAGTAGGGCATGAAGGCAGGGAAGTACTGCTCCGTGACCTTCGAGATAACGTAAATCGTGTAGGCGCCGATGGTCATGAACTCGCCATGAGCCATGTTGATTACGCCCATCTGGCCGAAGATGATCGCCAACCCCAGGGCCATCAGCAGCAGAACGCTGAAGAGGCTGAGGCCTGCGAAGCCTTGCATGACCAGGATGGACCCCCAATCCGACCATGAATAACCAAGCAACATGGAAGATTCTCCTGTGCAAAATTGTCTACAGGGCGGGCAGTGCCCCGGTCAGGAAAATCCGACCGGAGGCGCTGCGCACACCCGACTACCTGCTTAGTAACCCTTGGGGAACGGATTCGGCATGATGTACGGCGAGGTGTAGACGATGTCGGCCTGACCGTCGGCACGCCACTCACCGATCCGCAGACGGGTCTTCAGGTGGTGGTTGGGCTCGAGGTAGACCATGCCTTCCGGTGCGTCGAAGGTGATCTTGCCGCTCTCTTCAGCCTTCACGACCTTGTCGGTATCGAAGCTGCCCGCCATCTCGACCGCCTTCTTCCAGAGCCACGGACCCTCGTAGGCCGCCTGGGTCACGTCGCCGATCGGCGCATTGGCGCCCCACATCTTCTTGAAGTCGGCGACGAAGGTTTTGTTCTCCGGCGTATCCAGGGACTGGAAGTACTTCATTGCGGAGTAGAAACCGAGCAGGTTCTCGCCGCCGATGCCCTGGGCTTCATCCTCGGTAACGGACAGGGTCAGAAGGGTCTGCTTCTTGCCGGTAATACCCGCAGCCTTGAGCTGCTTGAACCAGGCAACGTTGGAACCGCCAACCACAGCGGCATAGATCACATCCGGCTTCTTCAGGCGGATCTTGTTGATGGTGGAACCGAACTGGGTGCTGCCCAGCGCAGCGTATTCCTCACCGACGATCTTCCCGTGCAGGACGGTTTCGATGTACTTGCGGGCGAGCTTCATGACCGTACGCGGCCAGATGTAGTCGGAACCGATCAGGTAGAAGGTCTTGGCATGCTTGTTCTTGGCCACCCAGTCCAGACCGGCGAACACCTGCTGGGTCGCTTCCTGGCCGGTGTAGATCACGTTCTTGGATTGTTCCAGGCCCTCATAGAAGGTCGGGTAGTACAGCAGACCGTTATCCCGCTCGAGAACCGGCAATACCGCCTTGCGGGAAGCGGAGGTCCAGCAACCGAAGATCGCGGCGACATGGTTGTCCTCCAGCAGCTTCTTGGCCTTCTCGGCAAAGGTCGGCCAGTCGCTCGCACCATCTTCCTGAATGATCTTGATCTTGCGACCCAGCACACCGCCCTGGGCATTGATCTGCTCGATCGCCAGCTTCTCGGCCTGCTGGGCACCCGTTTCACTGATGGCCATGGTGCCGGTCAGCGAATGCAGGATGCCGACCGTGACCGTGTCGTCCGTGACGGCCATACCGGTGGTATTCACTTCGGCGGTGGGCGGCCCGGCATAGACCGAGGACACCAGCAATACCGAAGACAGTGTCAGGCCATAAGCGGCCACGCGCACACTGCGCCAAATTCCCGATTGATTTTTCTTAATCATATTGATAGCTCCTGATTTAACACCGGCTAGGCGTTTTTCTACGAATAAGACACAAAGGGAAAAAATCCCTTCGCCAAACAACAAAGCAGAAACCGTGCCACTGAAAATACGCACACCAACGGAGAGAAAATCAAAGACGAATACCGATAGGGATTAATACCCAAAGAAAAGTCATCGAATCGGGAACAACGGGATATCTCAATCACTTACGGACGCCCAACACCCGATCAGTCAGGCCTGAATCGCGGGCATGCAGGCATGATCCGTGGCAACCCTCAACATAAATAATTCTTTATATACAACATGTTACCCGTTTTAAATCAACATCTTGCGTATACAGAAACAAGCTCAACCGGTGGCGTGACGCGATTGGCGCAGATTGTCGCGTTACATTTCGTGACATTTTCAGAATGTCACGTGCCATTGACAGATCAACTTGGGAAATTCGGCGCAAATTAAGCAGCAAAGCGCTTAAAAACGATTGGCACGGTACCTGCTACTTAGATCTTCGACAGCGAATTCTATTGACCAAGAATACGCAAAAAAAGCGGTCGCAAATCGTTTACTCATAATCAATGGATAAACGAAACGCCACTAAATAGAAAATCGACCACCAACCAATGCGACGGAGATTGATCCCATGGCGGAAAAACTGATCAAGATTGATTTTTCACAACCCCCGGAAGCCCATGACTGCATCCACAATCGTTGGCATCCCGATATCCCGATGTATGCCTGGGTCAAGCCCGGCGACGATTTCATTCTTGAGTGCATGGACTGGACCGGTGGTCAGATCAACAACAACGACTCGGCCGATGACGTCCGGGATGTGGATCTGACCAAGGTCCACTACCTCAGCGGCCCGATCGGCGTCGAAGGCGTCGAACCGGGCGACCTGCTGGTCGTGGACATTCTCGACGTCGGAACCCTCGAGCAGTTCCAGTGGGGCTTCAACGGACTGTTTGCCAAGGAGAACGGGGGCGGTTTCCTGACCGAGCACTACCCGGACGCGCGGAAATCGATCTGGGATTTCAATGGCATCTACACCTCTTCACGGCATATTCCGGGCGTGAATTTCGCGGGCATCATGCACCCGGGCCTGATCGGTTGCCTGCCGTCGAAGGAATTGCTGGCCGAGTGGAACAAGCGCGAAGCCGCCCTGATCGCCACGGATCCCGAGCGGGTTCCGCCGCTTGCCGCCCCCCCCTGCGCCGAGACCGCCCATTTGGGCCAACTCAAGGGCGATGCCGCCAAGGTCGCGGCGCTGGAAGGTGCCCGGACCGTTCCGCCGCGCGAACATGGCGGCAACTGCGACATCAAGGATCTGACCAAGGGTTCCCGGGTCTTTTTCCCGGTCTACGTCAAGGGCGGTGGTCTATCCATGGGCGACCTGCACTTCTCGCAAGGTGATGGTGAGATCTCCTTCTGCGGCGCCATCGAAATGGCCGGCTGGATCCATATCCGCGTAGACGTGATCAAGGACGGCGTTGCCAAGTACGCCATCAAGAACCCGATCTTCAAACCGAGTCCGCTGCAACCGAACTATCAGAACCATCTGATTTTCGAGGGTATTTCCGTCGACGAATCCGGAAAGCAGCATTATCTGGACGCGCACGTCTCCTACCGCCAGGCCTGCCTCAACGCCATCGAGTACATGAAGAAATTCGGTTACACCGGCGCCCAGGCCTATTCGATTCTCGGCACCGCGCCAGTTCAGGGCCACATCAGCGGCATCGTCGACATCCCCAACGTCTGCGCCACCTTGTTCCTGCCGACGGACATCTTCGATTTCAACATCGATCCCTGCGCCGAAGGACCGACGAAGTCCGTCAAGGACAACAAGGACATCCCGGTTTCTTACTGGGCGGACAAATAGCGGTCGGCAGCGTCTGGCGGCGCCCTTCTCAGCGCCGGCAGACCAGTGACCCATCGAATACCGAACGGAGGCATCCATGCCCATCTACGAATACCAGTGCAAAAACTGCGAACGCCAGTTCGAGCAAATGCGCGCCATGGCGGAATACCGCGATCCCTGCGAATGCCCGTGGTGCGGCCATGAAGCCGGTCGAATCCTGCTGACGGCCCCGAGACTGAACGACATGAAGGCCAGCGTCCGCAAGGCGCACCAGATCAACGAACGCAGCGCACATGAACCCCGATCAACGGCCCGGCATCAATGCGGCCCGGGCTGCAACCACAACCACAAAGCCAGCGCCGCCAAGGCCGCGACAACAGAGCAAGGAGGTCCACACCTGAAGATGCAACCCGGCAAGCGCCCCTGGATGATCGGGCATTGAGGCAGCCCCGCGACACCCAACGCCAACCGCCGACTGTTTCCCAAAAATTTTGCAACCCTGAAACCTAAACGCCCCATGAGGAGCATTTGAACTATGAAAAAGAAAATCCTTTCCCTGCTTGTTGCGTCGGCCGTTGCGGCGCCCCTGATGAGCACCCTGGCACAGGCGGACTCGTTTACCGGCAACATCGGCGTCGCGTCGAAGTACATTCTGCGCGGCATCACCAACTCGCCGGAAAACGAGAATGCCGCGCTGCAAGGCGGTTTCGATTACGGATTCGACAGCGGCTTTTCCCTCGGTTACTGGGGTTCCTCGCTCGGTTACTCGGATCCGGGCAAGTCGAAGGGCTTCGAAAACGACTTCTATGGTGGGTACAACAACAGTATCGGCGATTTCAATTACGGCATCGGCGTCGTTCACTATGCCTACATCAACATTTCCCACTCGGACGGAACCGAGGTTTATGGATCATTGGGTTACGGCCCGCTGACCTTCGGCGCCAAGACGCTCGTGAAGGATGTGGCCTGGGGCAACAAGGGCGATACGTACTGGACGCTCGACTTCAACCACGCCCTGCCGAAGGGCTTCACCTTCGACACCATGCTGGGCTACTACACCTACAAGAATAGTGGCAAGTACATCGCCTCTACCCCCAAATCCAGTGCCTTCCGCTACGCCGATATCGGCCTGTCCCATCCGATCGGCAACACCGGTGCGGTCATGGGTGCGCACTACATCATCGGCGGCCAGGACCGCAATGGCGTCCATCAGAAAAATGCCGTGTGGTTCAACATCAGCTACAGCTTCGATGTGAAATAACACCAAACCATTCCTCTTGGCCTTTGGCAGATTGCAACAAGACGGTTTGTCCTTCTCACATCGATACCACAAGAAAGCCGCCCTGCGCGGCTTTCTTTCTGTCTGTCTGTCGATCGCCCGCCACAATCCGTCATCTTTTCAATCAGAGCGGCAAGCGCGTTCGATCAATTCACGCACACCCAGGCAGTGGCGTCACGCCCCTCCCCCCGATCTTTCCCGTACACTGGACACTCATAATGGATGCGCTGAATAGGGCGATGGCGTAGCACGGGTGAACAGGGAGTTTGCATGACTGCATTGATTGTCGTTTTCATCATTCTGCTGGTACTGACGCTGCTCGTTCGTCACGGCTGGAAAACCGGACAGCGCCGGTTCATCGAGAACTATGCCTTTCCGCCATCGCTGCGTGGCAAGGTCAAGCATCGATACCCCCACCTCTCCGAACACCAGCTGGATCTCGTTTTCGACGGCCTGCGCGATTATTTCCTGCTCTGCCAGAGGGCTCCGAAACAGATGGTGGCCATGCCCTCCCAGGTCGTGGACGTCGCCTGGCACGAGTTCATCCTGTTCACGCGGGCCTACAAGAATTTCTGTCAGCGCGCCCTGGGGCGATTCCTGCATCACACCCCTGCCGAGGCGATGAAATCCCCGACCGTGGCACAGGAAGGCATCAAGCGCGCCTGGCGCCTCGCCTGTGCGAAGGAAGGCATGAAACCCACGGCAGCCGCGTATCTGCCGCTGCTGTTCGCCATCGACGATCTGCTGCAGATCGAGGATGGCTTCCGCTATCGCCTCGATTGCATGGATCCGACATCCCCCCTGTACGGAACCGGCTATTGCGCCGGCCACATCGGTTGTACTTCGGGTTGCGCGGGCGGTGGGGATTCCGGCATGGGCGGGAGTGACGGGGGCAGTGGGTGTGGCGGTGGTGGCTGTGGTGGCGGGGGCGATTGAGCGTTCCGAACTCGCGTTTCCGTCATGACGACGGCCATAACCCGCAGAAAAATCAGGGTCATGCCGACACTCCGGACCCTTCGCGCTTTGTGGCTACATCTGCCAAAATCTACGAAAGGCATACCACCATGAGGCCAATGATGGCAGAAACGTCAAACAGAGAGTTATTGCGCACATATTCCGGAATCGCGGCATTCCTACTGGGCGCGATTGCGATACTGGGCTGGTTGACCGGTTATGCTCCGCTGATCCATATCCAGCCAGGCTGGAAACCCATGGTACCCGCCACGGCGCTGAGCTTCATGCTCAGTGGTTTGCTGATCGGGATACGGCGATCGTCCACGACCTACGACAACCGGAGTCGCTGGCTCGAAAATCTATTGGCCAGCGTCGTATTCCTACTGATTGGCATCCGCGGTCTCGCCCTGCTTGGCGGAATGGAAACGGACGCAACCCAAACGCCCCTCTGGACCTGGCTGTACGAGAATCAGGGGCAGATGTCCGCCCCGACTGTCTGGGGCTTCCTGATTTTCCTCGCCGGTTACCTCCTGGCCCGCCGGGCCAGATCAAAACACGCAGTACTGGCGGCGCAAATTTTGTCAGGGTTACTGATCGGCGGAGGTCTGGTTTTCGTCTTTGCCTACACCATCAATCTCCAACAGCTCTTCGAATCCGAATTCTTCACGTTTGGTCTGGTCTGGCTGAGCATGCCCACGGCCATCGGACTCTTGCTGCTGGGTCTGGGGGTTTGGGATATTGCCCGTCAACGCACGCAGCCGAAGGTGTCGATCACGAACGTCGAGGCACAGGCCGGCCAGATCTATCGCGCCACGGTCGTGGTGATCACCCTCACGGCCCTGGCAACCGGTACGCTCGGAATCGTCTTTCTCGAGGAAACGGCGCTTAACCAGTCCAAGACGGACATGGCCCAGACGCTCCAGACAAAACAATCACATCTGTCCAGCCTTATCCAGAATCATGTGGAACGCGCCCTGCTGGCCAGCACCGACCCGACCCTGATGACCTCGGTGCAGAGCCTCCTCCAGAACATCCGTCACCGGATTCCGGTCACGGTACAGTCTCAGATCACGGATCGCCTGATCTTGCACGGGTTCACCGGCGTGGCCTTGCAGGCCGGCGATCAGACCAAGATCATCGTCGGCAAACTGTTGCCGGAATCGGTTCGGGCATTTCCGCTCAAAAGCACACCGGACGGTTACCTGCTCTGGGACCGGAATTATTATTTACGGATGCGGATTCCCGTCGCCGACGAGAACCGCAGCACGCGGGTCGGTTATCTCATCATCGAGCAAGTCATGCCGCGCGTCGGCAAGCTGATCGACGATGCCAATCACTGGGGAGATACCGGCACGCTGCCGATGTGCGGCCGCCTGAACGCACACCAACTGATTTGCTACCCCCAGCGGGAACAATCGGATATCTACATCGTTCCGGACCATATCAACGGCACCCCGATTCCCATGAACTACGCGCTGGCCGGCAAACACGAAGTGGCCATTCGTACGGACTATCGCGGCCGCCACGTCCTTGCCGCCTACGGCCCCGTCGACCACTCCGGGCTGGGTCTCGTGCTCAAGATGGATCTCTCTGAGGTCTATGACCCGGTCAAACGAGAGTTGCTGTTGCTCCTGCCGCTCATCGTGATTCTCGCCCTGATCGGCCTGGGCCTCATCCAATTGCGGGCCCGCCCGCTGTTGGCAGACCTGGCCCGGAGCCATGCCGCCGAAAGCGAGGCCCGGTCACGCTTTGAAGCGGCCATGGACAGCAGCCCGGACATCTTCATCATCTACGACGCCATTCGGGATGAATCGGGTGAAGTGACCGACTTCCGCGCCTCGTTTACCAACAAGAATGCGGCAACCAACACCCGCCTCTCGGAACGGAACCTGACCGGACACTCCTGTATCGAACTTTTTCCGGAGCAGAAGGGGCTCCTCGAAAGCTACCGGACCGTTCTGAGAACGGGCAAGCCGCTCATCAACGAGTGCACCTGGACCGATGACCAGGGCCAGGCCCATTGGTATCAGCGGCAGGTCGTCGCCATGCCTTCGGGCGTCGCGGCCACCTTCCGAAACATCACCGAGGAAAAGCGCCTGTTCGAGGAGCTGGATTATGCCAACCGTCTGCGCACAGCCATCGTCGAAAGTGCCGCCTACTCCATCATCTCCACGGACGTGCACGGCACGATTCTTTCCTTCAACAAAGCCGCCGAACGGATGCTCTGGTATCGTGCCGAGGAAATGATCGGCAAATGCACGCCCGGCGTGTTTCATGATCCGGAAGAAGTCAAGGAACGGGCGGAGAGTCTCAGCCAGGAATTGGGTCATCCGATCGAGCCCGGCTTCGAAGTCTTCGTCGCCAAGCCGAAGATCCAGGCCGTCGAGGAGCGAGAGTGGACCTACGTCCGCAAGGATGGCTCCCGATTCCCGGTACAGCTATCGGTCACGGCCCTGCGCGGGCCCAAACACGAAATCCACGGTTTTCTCGGCATCGCCTACGACATCTCCGAACAGAAGCGCGCGGACGAATACATCCGCCACATCGCCCTGCACGATGCCCTGACCGGTCTGCCGAACCGCGTCCTGCTGGAGGATCGCGTGGCGATGGCCATCGAGCAGCAGCGCCGAAAAAACACGCCACTGGCCCTCGCGATGATGGACATCGATCGCTTCAAGCATATCAACGACTCCATGGGCCATCATATCGGCGACAAGGTACTCAAGGAATTCGTATCCCGGGTCCAGTCGTGCCTGCGGCAAACCGACACCCTCGCACGAATGGGCGGGGACGAGTTCGTCCTACTGTTGAACGATACAGACGAAACCGGCGCTGAACAGGTTGCCGATCGCATCAAAAAAGCGCTGATCGCGCCCGTCGACGTTGGGCTGCAGGAGATCCACATCACCTCGAGCATTGGCATCAGTCGATGCCCAAACGATGCCAGGGACATCAACGAACTGCTGCGTTGCGCCGACGTCGCGATGTACTGGGTAAAAGCCCATGGCCGTAACGGGCACAAGCTCTTCTCACGGGATATGGACCTCGGCGCCAGCGAACGCCTCAATCTGGAACGAGATCTGCATCGGGCCCTGGACCAAGGCGAGTTCGAGCTTTTCTACCAGCCTAAGGTGGCATTCGAGACGCAGACCATCATCGGCGTGGAAGCGCTGCTCCGTCTGCGCAAAACCGACAATCAGTTCATTTCACCCGCCAACTTCATTCCTCTGGCCGAAGAAACCGGCCTGATCGTACCCATCGGACAATGGGCCCTGGAAGCCGCCTGTCGTGATGCGGCCCTGCTGCATCGCAAGTTGGGCGTTCCGCTGACGATGGCCGTCAACATATCGCCCAGGCAATTCGTCAACGACAATCTCATCCTGCAGATCCAGGAAGCGCTCAAACACGCCGGGCTTTCCGCCAGACACCTGGAACTGGAAATCACCGAAGGCGTGCTGATGAACGATCGCAACGGGGTGGAGCACACCCT
The Halothiobacillus diazotrophicus DNA segment above includes these coding regions:
- the urtE gene encoding urea ABC transporter ATP-binding subunit UrtE, which translates into the protein MLEVSGLSVSYGESEVIHGIDLNANTNETIAVMGRNGMGKTTLFKSLIGALPAGGGSSIKVDGVDVTKMASHQRVANGIAYVPQGRMIFSHMTVMENIETGLETAKSKKIPDEIFSLFPVLLEMRHRKGGNLSGGQQQQLAIARALVSNPKVLLLDEPTEGIQPSIIKDIANVLNEIRKMREITIIVSEQVLSFTMAVADRIIVIDKGNFIHDDLRENVDTEQVSKYLSV
- the urtD gene encoding urea ABC transporter ATP-binding protein UrtD, producing the protein MSSNTDFVLAIEDLTVSFDGFKAVDGLTLYIDKNELQVVIGPNGAGKTTVLDLICGKTKATSGSIKFKNQELTKMAEHQIVRAGVGRKFQNPSIYENLSVFENLEISFPRGRSVFGALMFKRTPDVEARIKEVADMIFLSDLLDMEAGLLSHGQKQWLEIGMLLIQDPELLMLDEPVAGMSVREREQTADLLNRICQDRSVIVIEHDMEFVKRIAHKVTVLHQGKILSQGTMDHVQNDPRVIEVYLGH
- the urtC gene encoding urea ABC transporter permease subunit UrtC, producing the protein MSTFYERWLGGRQGALGLLVLSLLIFAILPLFLDIFRLNLVGKYLTYAFAAVSLVLLWGHGGILSLGQGVFFGLGGYCMAMFLKLEASDPISTAKQTTPGIPDFMDWNQVTQLPLFWVPFHSLTFAIIAIFVVPAIFAYIIGAAMFKRRVGGVYFAIITQAVAAILTILIVGQQGFTGGINGITDLKTMHGWDINTNSAKYILYYVNGLLLIGVILLSKFVMTSKFGRLLLAMRDKEDRVRFSGYDVANYKIFIFALAAVISAIGGAMFTLQVGFMSPSFVGIVPSIEMVILAAVGGRMSLIGAVYGALLVNYGKTAFSESFPQLWLFLMGGLFIAVVMFFPNGLAGLYQTYVKPHVDGFLDKVGIGGKKKAAVAKVTAPAVAEKEEAAK
- the urtB gene encoding urea ABC transporter permease subunit UrtB — protein: MLLGYSWSDWGSILVMQGFAGLSLFSVLLLMALGLAIIFGQMGVINMAHGEFMTIGAYTIYVISKVTEQYFPAFMPYYFVVAIFAAFAIAFIVGYFVEFILIRHLYKRPLDTLLATWGLSLIMQQIFRSTFGGREVSPTLPDWLMGSWSPTPSIDIPINGLFVMAITILVTAAVIISLYKSRWGLKVRATTQNRMMAGAVGINTQKVDRMTFAVGCGVAGVAGAAFTTIASTGPTSGSLYIVDTFLVVVFGGAASLLGTVASAFSISQAQSILTFFMTNAMGKVVTLLTIIVILMLRPEGLFASKVRK
- the urtA gene encoding urea ABC transporter substrate-binding protein produces the protein MIKKNQSGIWRSVRVAAYGLTLSSVLLVSSVYAGPPTAEVNTTGMAVTDDTVTVGILHSLTGTMAISETGAQQAEKLAIEQINAQGGVLGRKIKIIQEDGASDWPTFAEKAKKLLEDNHVAAIFGCWTSASRKAVLPVLERDNGLLYYPTFYEGLEQSKNVIYTGQEATQQVFAGLDWVAKNKHAKTFYLIGSDYIWPRTVMKLARKYIETVLHGKIVGEEYAALGSTQFGSTINKIRLKKPDVIYAAVVGGSNVAWFKQLKAAGITGKKQTLLTLSVTEDEAQGIGGENLLGFYSAMKYFQSLDTPENKTFVADFKKMWGANAPIGDVTQAAYEGPWLWKKAVEMAGSFDTDKVVKAEESGKITFDAPEGMVYLEPNHHLKTRLRIGEWRADGQADIVYTSPYIMPNPFPKGY
- the fmdA gene encoding formamidase, with protein sequence MAEKLIKIDFSQPPEAHDCIHNRWHPDIPMYAWVKPGDDFILECMDWTGGQINNNDSADDVRDVDLTKVHYLSGPIGVEGVEPGDLLVVDILDVGTLEQFQWGFNGLFAKENGGGFLTEHYPDARKSIWDFNGIYTSSRHIPGVNFAGIMHPGLIGCLPSKELLAEWNKREAALIATDPERVPPLAAPPCAETAHLGQLKGDAAKVAALEGARTVPPREHGGNCDIKDLTKGSRVFFPVYVKGGGLSMGDLHFSQGDGEISFCGAIEMAGWIHIRVDVIKDGVAKYAIKNPIFKPSPLQPNYQNHLIFEGISVDESGKQHYLDAHVSYRQACLNAIEYMKKFGYTGAQAYSILGTAPVQGHISGIVDIPNVCATLFLPTDIFDFNIDPCAEGPTKSVKDNKDIPVSYWADK
- a CDS encoding FmdB family zinc ribbon protein, whose product is MPIYEYQCKNCERQFEQMRAMAEYRDPCECPWCGHEAGRILLTAPRLNDMKASVRKAHQINERSAHEPRSTARHQCGPGCNHNHKASAAKAATTEQGGPHLKMQPGKRPWMIGH
- a CDS encoding TorF family putative porin — protein: MKKKILSLLVASAVAAPLMSTLAQADSFTGNIGVASKYILRGITNSPENENAALQGGFDYGFDSGFSLGYWGSSLGYSDPGKSKGFENDFYGGYNNSIGDFNYGIGVVHYAYINISHSDGTEVYGSLGYGPLTFGAKTLVKDVAWGNKGDTYWTLDFNHALPKGFTFDTMLGYYTYKNSGKYIASTPKSSAFRYADIGLSHPIGNTGAVMGAHYIIGGQDRNGVHQKNAVWFNISYSFDVK
- a CDS encoding glycine-rich domain-containing protein — protein: MTALIVVFIILLVLTLLVRHGWKTGQRRFIENYAFPPSLRGKVKHRYPHLSEHQLDLVFDGLRDYFLLCQRAPKQMVAMPSQVVDVAWHEFILFTRAYKNFCQRALGRFLHHTPAEAMKSPTVAQEGIKRAWRLACAKEGMKPTAAAYLPLLFAIDDLLQIEDGFRYRLDCMDPTSPLYGTGYCAGHIGCTSGCAGGGDSGMGGSDGGSGCGGGGCGGGGD